One region of Natronolimnobius baerhuensis genomic DNA includes:
- a CDS encoding endo-1,4-beta-xylanase, whose translation MRRTITNDDGSRESESDGSIRRRPLLGTIGAFGVTAGLAGRVGADDESEWPEPGDEYYQLLVEDLSAMGLPPAEFVFGNSESATADQFWAGTEGFGSADPLTVTGDGVPFSDATRFEITEEPDENWDVQLRTADWASDPYRSVEAGDVMLGVAYLRAPDGDATAQYVASNDQSDAWNSVVSDDHQEPPAQWQRYFFPIEFDAAAEGSDFEWTIEVHLGFDVQTVDVGGLALFDFGQDIDVSELPSGAIGDDYDGGDEDEGEEVVYDEWPDPDDEYYAGLVDELSELEIAPGHFVYAENEAETFSAYDLAGANEELGERESLAVADEDVPFSEATRVSVGELEDGSLDPWGINFQATVEDRGVSAGDTLLGVAYIRNPGTGGSTADITYKSTDADNESANYVLNGGISAGQEWERYFFPIGFQSGGDAGEWWTEFWLGVEGQTVDIGGLALLDFANGADPNELPSWDEEIDLEDGWEDDADARIQEHRTADLTVSVTDTNGDAVDAAVDLEMQDHEFTFGTAVDANRLQTDDADGEQYREVIPDLFNTTVLENHHKWRFFEENQETADAATEWVLEQDLDIRGHACLWANRDAYAIPEDVEDAMDEGDAAHVEQRTLEHIETIIEHYGDDMEHWDVVNEAIHEPEMKELIDGEDVDPVEAPILEEWYETATDVAPEGVALDVNDYNVLAGPYEGTRDDYERQIEFLADADGVDLGGIGLQSHFSRSEQLTPGEIMETLDRYAEAGDGAALRITEFDMADPNWLEEDKADFFHWFLKTVYSHPDMEDFVMWGLWDDEHWEDDAPLFDADWNPKPTHDVYTGLVFEEWWTDETGETDADGAFDVTAFLGEYDLTVDVGDNEIATSLSLEEPTDESLEIILVDIDVRGSGQGNGRVPVHLHGGDEFDPADVDYETVRFGDPDLVAAGDGSDVVHLPGGGGNGRGNGNGRGNGNGRGNGNGPGNSNGRGNRSQMVHFDGSDSGLEDSALLTGRTEDGNLIVGTDRL comes from the coding sequence ATGCGTCGTACTATCACGAACGACGATGGAAGTAGGGAATCAGAATCCGACGGCTCGATTCGTCGGCGTCCGCTCCTGGGCACAATTGGAGCGTTCGGGGTAACGGCTGGGCTGGCTGGCCGCGTTGGTGCCGATGATGAGTCAGAATGGCCCGAACCCGGCGATGAGTACTATCAGTTACTCGTCGAGGACCTGTCGGCAATGGGGTTGCCGCCAGCTGAGTTCGTTTTCGGGAACAGCGAATCGGCAACTGCCGACCAGTTCTGGGCCGGAACTGAAGGCTTCGGATCCGCTGACCCCCTCACTGTCACCGGTGACGGAGTCCCATTCTCGGACGCGACTCGGTTCGAGATCACCGAGGAACCCGATGAGAACTGGGACGTCCAGTTGCGAACAGCCGACTGGGCCAGCGATCCGTACCGTTCGGTCGAGGCAGGCGACGTTATGCTCGGTGTTGCGTACCTTCGAGCGCCCGACGGCGACGCCACGGCGCAGTACGTCGCGTCTAACGACCAGTCCGATGCGTGGAATTCGGTCGTCAGTGACGATCATCAGGAGCCACCAGCCCAGTGGCAGCGATACTTCTTCCCCATCGAGTTCGACGCTGCAGCCGAGGGCAGCGACTTCGAGTGGACAATCGAGGTTCACCTCGGCTTCGACGTTCAGACGGTCGACGTCGGTGGTCTCGCACTGTTCGACTTCGGACAAGATATCGATGTGAGCGAACTGCCAAGCGGCGCAATCGGCGACGACTACGACGGCGGCGACGAAGACGAGGGCGAGGAAGTCGTCTACGACGAGTGGCCTGACCCAGATGACGAATACTACGCCGGACTGGTCGATGAACTCTCGGAACTCGAGATCGCCCCTGGACACTTCGTCTATGCAGAAAACGAAGCCGAGACGTTCAGTGCCTACGATCTCGCCGGGGCAAATGAAGAACTCGGCGAACGCGAATCTCTCGCAGTAGCGGACGAGGACGTGCCGTTTTCCGAAGCGACCCGCGTTTCGGTCGGCGAACTCGAGGACGGGTCGCTGGATCCGTGGGGAATCAACTTTCAGGCGACCGTCGAGGACCGTGGTGTCTCAGCCGGCGATACGTTACTCGGCGTCGCATACATCCGCAACCCAGGAACAGGTGGCTCGACCGCAGATATCACGTATAAATCGACCGACGCAGACAATGAATCGGCTAATTACGTCTTGAACGGCGGCATTTCGGCCGGCCAGGAGTGGGAGCGGTATTTCTTCCCAATCGGCTTCCAGAGTGGCGGGGATGCAGGCGAGTGGTGGACCGAGTTCTGGCTTGGTGTCGAAGGCCAGACAGTCGATATCGGCGGTCTTGCACTGCTTGACTTCGCGAACGGCGCAGACCCGAACGAACTTCCATCGTGGGACGAAGAGATCGACCTCGAGGACGGCTGGGAAGACGACGCAGACGCGCGGATTCAGGAGCACCGAACTGCGGATCTCACTGTCTCGGTCACCGACACAAATGGGGACGCTGTCGACGCCGCCGTCGACCTCGAGATGCAAGACCACGAGTTCACGTTCGGGACTGCCGTCGACGCAAATCGGCTCCAGACCGATGACGCCGACGGCGAGCAGTACCGGGAGGTCATTCCGGATCTGTTCAACACGACCGTCCTCGAGAACCACCACAAGTGGCGTTTCTTCGAGGAGAATCAGGAGACCGCAGATGCGGCGACTGAGTGGGTCCTCGAGCAGGACCTCGATATTCGCGGTCACGCCTGTCTGTGGGCCAATCGCGACGCCTACGCGATCCCGGAAGACGTCGAAGACGCGATGGACGAGGGCGACGCCGCCCACGTCGAACAGCGCACGCTCGAGCACATCGAGACGATCATCGAGCACTACGGCGACGATATGGAACACTGGGACGTGGTCAACGAGGCCATCCACGAACCCGAGATGAAAGAACTCATCGACGGCGAGGACGTCGACCCCGTCGAAGCGCCGATACTCGAGGAGTGGTACGAGACGGCAACCGACGTTGCGCCCGAGGGAGTTGCACTCGACGTCAACGACTACAACGTACTCGCTGGTCCCTACGAGGGGACGCGCGACGACTACGAGCGCCAGATCGAGTTCCTCGCAGACGCTGACGGCGTCGACCTCGGCGGGATCGGCCTGCAGAGTCACTTCAGCCGCAGCGAGCAACTCACGCCCGGTGAGATCATGGAGACGCTCGACCGCTACGCCGAGGCCGGCGACGGGGCGGCTCTGCGGATCACCGAGTTCGATATGGCAGATCCGAACTGGCTCGAGGAGGACAAAGCCGACTTCTTCCACTGGTTCCTCAAGACGGTCTACAGCCATCCGGACATGGAGGATTTCGTCATGTGGGGTCTCTGGGACGACGAACACTGGGAGGACGACGCGCCGCTGTTCGACGCCGACTGGAATCCAAAGCCGACCCACGACGTCTACACCGGCCTCGTCTTCGAGGAGTGGTGGACCGACGAAACGGGCGAAACGGACGCCGACGGCGCGTTCGACGTGACCGCGTTCCTCGGCGAGTACGATCTGACCGTCGATGTCGGCGACAACGAAATCGCAACGTCGCTCTCGCTCGAGGAGCCAACCGATGAATCCCTCGAGATTATCCTCGTCGATATCGACGTTCGCGGCTCGGGACAGGGCAACGGACGTGTGCCGGTCCATCTCCATGGCGGCGACGAATTCGACCCTGCCGATGTTGACTACGAGACGGTTCGCTTTGGCGATCCAGACCTGGTCGCCGCAGGCGACGGCAGCGATGTCGTGCATCTGCCAGGTGGTGGCGGCAATGGACGTGGAAACGGCAATGGGCGCGGAAACGGCAACGGACGCGGAAACGGTAACGGACCCGGAAACAGCAACGGACGCGGCAACCGCTCACAGATGGTTCACTTCGACGGTTCTGACAGCGGACTCGAGGACAGTGCACTGCTGACCGGGCGAACCGAGGACGGCAATCTTATCGTCGGTACCGACCGACTGTAG
- a CDS encoding glycoside hydrolase family 11 protein produces the protein MTNDETDSTTAPTDELIDRREYMKAAGATAVTGLGIGAMATSAAAQETLTENQQTSYDGSFVSFWTDTDDTVSMTLEDGGSYSVDWQNTGNFVVGMGWDPGASRTIEYDATHNPSENSYLCIYGWTTDPLVEYYIIENYGTYRPGDEEHGTHQSDGGTYDIATSERIEEPSIEGTATFTQYWSIRQNSRTSGTVNIGNHFDAWESHGLELGNHDYQIMAVEAWDYQGSNSASVSFSETSGGGGGGGGGGGDDGGSGGDDGGSGGSSGDLADGTYSIQNANSGKGLDVSGQSTDNGANIQQYEYWGGDNQQWHVEDTGGGAYRIENVNSGNVLDVGGESDGANVQQYADHGGDNQRFYLNDQGSGQYHIQPVHTEKALEVESSSTDDGANVQQYEWHGDNNQLWTFDSV, from the coding sequence ATGACAAACGACGAGACAGACAGCACGACTGCACCGACAGATGAACTGATCGACCGGCGTGAGTATATGAAAGCGGCGGGCGCAACCGCGGTGACTGGTCTCGGAATTGGGGCCATGGCGACCTCAGCTGCCGCTCAGGAAACGCTCACCGAGAACCAACAGACCAGCTACGACGGCTCGTTCGTCTCATTCTGGACCGACACCGACGATACGGTCTCGATGACCCTCGAGGACGGCGGCAGTTACAGCGTTGACTGGCAAAACACCGGCAACTTCGTCGTCGGGATGGGCTGGGATCCCGGTGCAAGCCGGACAATCGAATACGACGCGACGCACAATCCGTCCGAAAACTCCTATCTCTGCATCTACGGGTGGACGACGGATCCGCTCGTGGAGTACTACATCATCGAAAACTACGGGACCTATCGACCCGGCGACGAGGAACATGGTACCCACCAGAGCGACGGCGGCACGTACGACATCGCGACGTCCGAACGCATCGAGGAGCCCTCTATCGAAGGCACGGCGACGTTCACCCAGTACTGGAGCATCCGCCAGAACTCCCGCACCAGCGGCACCGTCAACATTGGCAACCACTTCGATGCCTGGGAAAGCCACGGCCTCGAGTTGGGCAATCACGACTACCAGATTATGGCTGTCGAAGCCTGGGACTACCAGGGGTCCAACAGTGCCTCTGTTTCGTTCAGCGAAACCAGCGGCGGCGGTGGCGGTGGTGGCGGTGGTGGCGGCGATGATGGCGGATCAGGCGGCGATGACGGTGGCTCCGGCGGTTCCTCTGGAGACCTCGCCGATGGCACCTACAGCATCCAGAACGCAAACAGCGGCAAGGGCCTCGACGTCTCCGGACAGTCCACCGACAACGGCGCGAACATCCAGCAGTATGAGTACTGGGGCGGCGACAATCAGCAGTGGCACGTCGAGGACACCGGCGGCGGTGCGTATCGCATCGAGAACGTCAACAGCGGCAACGTCCTCGATGTTGGCGGCGAGTCAGACGGCGCAAACGTCCAGCAGTACGCAGACCACGGTGGCGACAACCAGCGCTTCTACCTGAACGATCAGGGCAGCGGCCAGTACCACATCCAGCCGGTTCACACCGAGAAGGCCCTCGAGGTCGAAAGTTCCTCGACCGATGACGGCGCGAACGTTCAGCAGTACGAGTGGCACGGCGACAATAACCAACTCTGGACGTTCGACAGCGTCTAA